In one Shinella zoogloeoides genomic region, the following are encoded:
- a CDS encoding FecCD family ABC transporter permease, whose protein sequence is MSLNDAVRDPLARGSVLMRSVRSRAAGDRTAIARLTLAFLVVLSIVALALSIATGASDASAVGVIGALLSGAEDTALSVRDRIIVFDIRMPRALLGFLIGGALAMSGAVMQGLFRNPLADPGLVGISSGSALGAVLMIVLGSSLPAGVMLTLGAYALPIAAFAGGLLTTLLLYRIATRGGQTSVATMLLAGIAISALAGAVTGILIYMADDKQLRDITFWGLGSLSGMTWLKLFTAGPIIVLALLVVPFLSRGLNAITLGEAAAFHMGVKVQRLKYIAVVAVAGAVGASVAVSGGIGFVGIVVPHLLRIVIGPDHRYLLPASALLGGVLMLGADMLARTIVAPAELPIGIITALAGAPFFLWVLLRDRSRNGW, encoded by the coding sequence ATGTCTCTCAATGATGCCGTGCGCGATCCGCTTGCGCGCGGTTCCGTCCTGATGCGCTCCGTCCGATCCCGGGCTGCCGGCGACCGGACGGCGATCGCGCGTCTGACGCTCGCCTTCCTCGTTGTGCTCTCGATCGTCGCCCTCGCGCTGTCGATCGCGACCGGCGCCTCGGACGCTTCCGCGGTCGGCGTCATCGGCGCGCTCCTCAGCGGCGCGGAAGACACCGCGCTCAGCGTGCGCGACCGCATCATCGTCTTCGACATCCGCATGCCCCGCGCCCTGCTCGGCTTCCTCATCGGCGGCGCGCTCGCCATGTCCGGCGCCGTCATGCAGGGCCTCTTCCGCAATCCGCTCGCCGATCCCGGCCTCGTCGGCATTTCCTCCGGCTCGGCGCTCGGCGCGGTGCTGATGATCGTGCTCGGCAGCAGCCTGCCGGCCGGCGTCATGCTCACGCTCGGCGCCTATGCCCTGCCGATCGCCGCCTTCGCCGGCGGCCTCCTGACGACCCTGCTGCTCTACCGCATCGCCACGCGCGGCGGGCAGACCTCCGTCGCCACCATGCTGCTCGCCGGCATCGCGATCTCCGCGCTTGCGGGTGCCGTCACCGGCATCCTTATCTACATGGCCGACGACAAGCAGTTGCGCGACATCACCTTCTGGGGCCTCGGTTCGCTCTCCGGCATGACCTGGCTGAAGCTCTTCACCGCCGGGCCGATCATCGTGCTTGCCCTGCTCGTCGTGCCCTTCCTGTCGCGCGGCCTCAACGCGATCACGCTCGGCGAGGCGGCCGCCTTCCACATGGGCGTGAAGGTGCAGCGGCTGAAATATATCGCGGTCGTCGCCGTCGCCGGTGCGGTCGGCGCTTCCGTCGCCGTCAGCGGCGGCATCGGCTTCGTCGGCATCGTCGTGCCGCATCTCCTGCGCATCGTCATCGGTCCGGACCACCGCTACTTGCTGCCGGCCTCGGCGCTGCTCGGCGGCGTGCTGATGCTCGGCGCGGACATGCTGGCGCGCACCATCGTCGCGCCCGCCGAACTGCCGATCGGCATCATCACCGCGCTTGCCGGCGCGCCCTTCTTCCTCTGGGTGCTCCTGCGCGACCGCTCGCGGAACGGCTGGTAG
- a CDS encoding hemin-degrading factor: MTDTTRPTPAEIRAFRAENPKMRERDIAAQLRISEAALVAAEVGLTAVRIDGDANRFLERSEALGEVMALTRNESVVHEKIGVFEKINTGKHASIVLGENIDLRIFPGTWAHGFAVTKTDGDQVRHSLQFFDKAGEAVHKVHLRPASNLEAYEAIVADFRLEDQSQEFVEVITEKTVETGPVDVAALRESWSAMTDTHQFFGMLRKLKIARQDAVRSVGEDFAHEVRADSVTELLRASAERGADIMCFVGNHGTIQIHTGPVKNIQPMGPWINVLDPTFHMHLRTDHIAECWVVRKPTSDGHVTSLEAYDANGEMIVQFFGKRKEGMTERADWREILDSLPRPDSVAA; the protein is encoded by the coding sequence ATGACCGACACGACCCGACCGACTCCCGCCGAAATCCGCGCCTTCCGCGCCGAGAACCCGAAGATGCGCGAGCGAGACATCGCCGCCCAGCTCCGCATTTCGGAGGCAGCACTCGTGGCGGCGGAAGTCGGCCTCACGGCCGTGCGCATCGACGGCGACGCCAACCGGTTCCTGGAGCGTTCGGAAGCGCTCGGCGAGGTCATGGCGCTCACCCGCAACGAGAGCGTCGTGCACGAGAAGATCGGCGTCTTCGAGAAGATCAACACCGGCAAGCACGCCTCCATCGTCCTCGGCGAGAACATCGACCTGCGCATCTTCCCCGGCACCTGGGCCCATGGTTTCGCCGTGACCAAGACGGATGGCGACCAGGTGCGCCACAGCCTGCAGTTCTTCGACAAGGCCGGCGAGGCCGTGCATAAGGTGCATCTGCGCCCGGCATCCAACCTCGAAGCCTATGAGGCGATCGTCGCCGATTTCCGCCTGGAGGACCAGTCGCAGGAATTCGTCGAGGTCATCACGGAAAAGACCGTCGAGACTGGCCCGGTCGACGTCGCGGCGCTGCGCGAAAGCTGGAGCGCCATGACGGACACCCATCAGTTCTTCGGCATGCTGCGCAAGCTGAAGATCGCCCGCCAGGACGCCGTGCGCAGCGTCGGCGAGGATTTCGCCCATGAGGTGCGCGCCGATTCCGTTACCGAGCTGCTGCGCGCCTCGGCCGAACGCGGCGCCGACATCATGTGCTTCGTCGGCAACCACGGCACGATCCAGATCCACACCGGCCCGGTAAAGAACATCCAGCCAATGGGTCCGTGGATCAACGTGCTCGACCCGACCTTCCACATGCACCTGCGCACGGACCATATCGCCGAGTGCTGGGTGGTGCGCAAGCCGACCTCCGACGGCCACGTCACCTCGCTCGAAGCCTATGACGCGAACGGCGAGATGATCGTCCAGTTCTTCGGCAAGCGGAAGGAAGGCATGACGGAGCGCGCCGACTGGCGCGAGATCCTCGACAGCCTGCCGCGCCCGGACAGCGTCGCCGCCTGA
- a CDS encoding glycine zipper domain-containing protein produces the protein MANGLFSSRSKTLRNGLQDEAQAVEEQIAELRAEIASLASALASDASSGASGIRKKARAVKAEVSDAAHGLKDRAETDVRDMIAAGEDILAELQARYQDSGRKARKAVHDHPLATLGIAAAAGFVLAALLRR, from the coding sequence ATGGCCAACGGACTGTTTTCATCCCGCAGCAAGACCCTTCGCAACGGGCTTCAGGACGAAGCCCAGGCTGTCGAAGAGCAGATCGCGGAACTGCGCGCGGAGATCGCCTCCCTTGCCAGCGCCCTGGCCAGCGACGCCTCGAGCGGCGCAAGCGGCATCCGCAAGAAGGCCCGCGCCGTCAAGGCCGAGGTCAGCGACGCCGCGCACGGCCTGAAGGACCGCGCGGAAACCGATGTCCGCGACATGATCGCCGCCGGCGAGGACATCCTTGCCGAGCTTCAGGCCCGCTACCAGGATTCCGGCCGCAAGGCGCGCAAGGCCGTGCACGACCACCCGCTCGCGACGCTCGGCATCGCCGCCGCGGCTGGTTTCGTCCTCGCCGCCCTATTGCGGCGCTGA
- a CDS encoding heme ABC transporter ATP-binding protein has translation MITAKNLTVSLSGKTIVHGVALEAKAGELTAIVGPNGSGKTTTLKAIAGELASKGDITLNGHDIRALEPWQLAVKRAVLPQAATIAFPFTVREIVRLGLTVGPNRHADRIDAVTAEALAAVDLAGFAGRFYQELSGGEQQRVQLARVLSQIWEPTLDGEPCFLMLDEPVSALDIRHQLTIMQLARRYCEGGGGVIAVMHDLNLTAMFADHMVMMKNGRIERSGPPADVMTDDAMEAIFGCRMRINGVPAAGVPFVLPHTASA, from the coding sequence ATGATCACCGCAAAGAACCTTACGGTCAGCCTCTCCGGCAAGACCATCGTGCATGGCGTGGCCCTGGAGGCGAAGGCCGGCGAACTCACCGCCATCGTCGGCCCCAACGGCTCCGGCAAGACGACGACGCTGAAGGCGATCGCAGGGGAACTCGCCAGCAAGGGCGACATCACCCTCAACGGCCACGACATCCGCGCGCTCGAACCCTGGCAGCTCGCCGTCAAGCGCGCCGTGCTGCCGCAGGCCGCGACCATCGCCTTCCCTTTCACCGTGCGCGAGATCGTTCGCCTCGGCCTCACCGTCGGCCCGAACCGCCATGCGGATCGTATCGACGCGGTCACCGCCGAAGCGCTCGCCGCCGTCGATCTCGCAGGCTTTGCCGGCCGCTTCTATCAGGAGCTTTCCGGCGGCGAGCAGCAGCGCGTGCAGCTTGCCCGCGTGCTCTCGCAGATCTGGGAACCGACGCTCGACGGCGAGCCGTGCTTCCTGATGCTCGACGAGCCGGTCTCCGCACTCGACATCCGCCACCAGCTCACCATCATGCAGCTCGCCCGCCGCTACTGCGAAGGCGGCGGCGGCGTCATCGCCGTCATGCACGATCTCAACCTGACGGCGATGTTCGCCGACCACATGGTGATGATGAAGAACGGCCGCATCGAACGGTCCGGCCCGCCGGCCGACGTCATGACCGACGATGCCATGGAAGCCATCTTCGGTTGCCGCATGCGCATCAACGGCGTGCCCGCCGCCGGTGTGCCCTTCGTGCTGCCGCACACCGCTTCGGCCTGA
- a CDS encoding heme/hemin ABC transporter substrate-binding protein yields MSKSFDFRRARPWEVALTVFALSAPLLLPLTANGDGGFIRKAVAQEMQQVDTSKLVSIGGAITEIVYALGEEDRLVARDSTSMYPEEAMKLPDVGYMRALSPEGVIAVNPTAILAVEGSGPADALAVLKSAGIPFETVPEGYDRAAILRKIDVVGTFLGVPEKAKELEAKVGAELDAAIADAAKRPEAERKRVLFILSFQGGRVMAAGNKTAADGIIGLSGGINATDGTFEGYKPITDEAIINAKPDVIMVMMRPGHGSSDAEILAHPAISVTPAAASKAVVRMDGLHLLGFGPRTASAITDLNKKLYGKAGNVSQ; encoded by the coding sequence ATGAGCAAGAGCTTCGATTTCCGCCGCGCCCGCCCGTGGGAAGTGGCCCTCACCGTCTTTGCGCTGTCGGCCCCGCTGCTGCTGCCGCTCACCGCGAACGGCGACGGCGGCTTCATCCGCAAGGCCGTCGCGCAGGAAATGCAGCAAGTCGACACGTCGAAGCTCGTGTCGATCGGCGGCGCCATCACGGAAATCGTCTATGCGCTCGGTGAGGAAGACAGGCTCGTCGCCCGCGATTCCACCAGCATGTATCCCGAGGAAGCGATGAAGCTGCCGGATGTCGGCTACATGCGCGCGCTTTCGCCGGAAGGCGTCATCGCCGTGAACCCGACCGCCATCCTCGCCGTCGAGGGCAGCGGCCCGGCCGATGCGCTCGCCGTGCTGAAGAGCGCCGGCATCCCCTTCGAGACCGTGCCGGAAGGCTACGACCGCGCGGCGATCCTCAGGAAGATCGACGTCGTCGGCACCTTCCTCGGCGTGCCGGAAAAGGCGAAGGAACTGGAAGCCAAGGTCGGCGCGGAGCTCGACGCCGCCATCGCCGACGCCGCCAAGCGGCCGGAAGCCGAGCGCAAGCGCGTGCTCTTCATCCTGAGTTTCCAGGGCGGCCGCGTCATGGCTGCGGGCAACAAGACCGCCGCCGACGGCATCATCGGCCTTTCCGGCGGCATCAACGCCACGGACGGCACCTTCGAGGGCTACAAGCCGATCACCGACGAGGCGATCATCAACGCCAAGCCCGACGTCATCATGGTCATGATGCGCCCCGGCCACGGCAGCAGCGACGCGGAAATCCTGGCGCATCCCGCCATCTCGGTGACCCCGGCCGCCGCGAGCAAGGCGGTGGTGCGCATGGACGGCCTGCATCTGCTCGGCTTCGGCCCGCGCACCGCCTCGGCCATCACTGACCTCAACAAGAAGCTCTACGGCAAGGCCGGCAATGTCTCTCAATGA